Proteins co-encoded in one Pristiophorus japonicus isolate sPriJap1 chromosome 30, sPriJap1.hap1, whole genome shotgun sequence genomic window:
- the polr3c gene encoding DNA-directed RNA polymerase III subunit RPC3, with protein MTHLESHICSHLLLAHYGQIVARVGSHLIRAGSQPLRLIASDTETPIDQVKKALCVLIHHNFASYHVHKRGFVEYDVHCPHIIRILRYPRYIYSAKTLYGDTGELIVEELLQNGKMTMSGVVRKVADRLTETMEDSKTMDCSETSDTFVRLVETHFLQKCGMVPESAIAEGSRPPPAPTLVTDEKEMYTVPNLSIGGQGKRRRVSDDGEPKSKRSKQDHADQEPPPDDGVYWQVNFERFHQHFRDQAIVAAVGSKLDQAGTKQTTPKSKAGLQAKATQSPQKVAT; from the exons ATGACACACCTGGAGTCGCACATCTGCTCGCACCTGCTGCTGGCGCACTACGGCCAGATCGTGGCCAGGGTCGGCTCCCACCTGATCCGCGCCGGATCTCAGCCCCTGCGGCTCATCGCCAGCGACACCGAGACACCGATCGATCAG GTTAAAAAAGCTCTCTGCGTGCTGATCCATCACAACTTTGCCTCGTACCATGTGCACAAGCGGGGCTTCGTGGAGTACGACGTGCACTGTCCCCACATCATTCGCATCCTGCGCTACCCGCGCTACATCTACTCGGCAAAGACGCTGTACGGAGACACCGGGGAGCTGATCGTCGAGGAGCTGCTGCAGAACGGCAAGATGACCATGAGCGGGGTGGTGAGGAAAGTCGCTGACAGACTGACGGAGACAATGGAGG ACAGCAAGACTATGGATTGCAGTGAGACCTCCGACACCTTTGTACGTTTGGTGGAGACGCACTTTCTACAGAAATGTGGGATGGTTCCAGAGTCTGCAATCGCTGAAGGGTCGcgaccccctcccgcccccaccctGGTCACTGACGAGAAGGAGATGTACACAGTGCCCAATCTCAGCATTGGCG GTCAAGGCAAACGCAGGCGGGTGTCAGACGACGGGGAACCCAAGTCCAAACGGTCAAAGCAAGACCACGCAGATCAGGAG CCTCCCCCGGATGATGGCGTTTACTGGCAGGTGAATTTTGAGCGGTTTCACCAGCATTTCAGGGACCAGGCGATCGTGGCTGCAGTCGGCAGCAAACTGGACCAG